DNA from Kwoniella dejecticola CBS 10117 chromosome 1, complete sequence:
TCTCCCCTCGTGACAATCGGTATAAAGGGACTGACGTTCACCAAAAAGGTCTCTACCAGGCGATTGACCACTTCAGTCCAGCTGGGAGAGTTGAGAGCCTCGATCACGTGTGAAGGCGGATCagcggaaggaggatttTGGTTTTGCGTGGTCACTTGCATATAACCGTTGCCTGATTCGGGCGGTGACATGATCATTGTGAGATTGTTGTGTTCATCATACTCTGTCAGATAAGAAATAGGTAAAGTCGGAGTGGAGTGGAGGATATATGAGATAGCGGTAGGACCTATCTCGAACGGATCAGCGCTGCGGACCTCCAAAGGCAaattactcaccttctcgacgTGACGAGGTGGTTCTGAGTGGTGTCAGGCCCAGAACACTCCTGGCTCTCGGTATAATACTAGGACCTCCATGATCGAACTCGCTAACCGATCTCTCCAAGCGTAATCTGTCCTCCTCGGCATTCTCGCTTCTAAGATTGGGATTATCATGGTCAACCGACCACACAGCGCCGTGAGACTGATAGTGCCCATTCCGTATGCGCTTAGTTCTGGAGGCTGTTAAGGGCAAGTCGAAAGTGCATGTTAAAGAGGCCGAATTGCAGGCTTGACACAAGTCTCGCCGTGTTTCAAGCGGTTCGCATCTGGTTGACCGTCAATCACTTGTTCTATAGTGATGAAGCGGTCGAGAACTTACTTTGTTTTCTGCAACAGATATGGTTATGGTCAGTGAATCCACTCAGTACCAGGCGAAGGAACTTACCTTCGTCCTACACCTGTCGCATGCTTGGAGATTCTTGGGTCTAGGTTGGCCGTCTGcttttctttttcccttGTCTGTTGAGCTCAGGCTGCCTTCACCTGCATGATGGCTTTGAGGGGTGGACGAAAGCCTCGATGGCCCACTGGAGGATTGGTCCATCGGTGCAGGAGGATGTGGCAGGAGCTTACAATGCTGATCTTGTATAATCAGTGGGCTATCTAGGTAGAGTGGGTCAATATCAACAGCAAAATGGGCAATGTCTTCGGGTGTTATGCCCGAACTACGGAGTCAGGTCCCATCGGCGTCCGCCGACCTTTGGTCACAGTCACGCTTGTTCTCAGATGCAGATCTCAATAAGATGCATGCTATTCATTGGGCGTCGACGGAAGCAGCTAAGAGTATCGCACCTGTGTCAGCTtagctgaggaagagacggtCCATCAAGACGATTTAGTGCTTCAACGGAGTCCCCATCGATGAGCAATGAGTCTGATATCGAATAACTATTGCTCGTGACTGATTCTTTACCTTTTCCGGAGTTTACCCTTTTACCGACATCCATTTCGCGCCAAGAAAAGACTTCGTCATTGCCAAGAAGCCTGCTTTCTACTCACTCGGCCATCTGCCGCATTTTAACGCTTGACGGGCCCCGCTAGTGATATATCCGATGCCATCTGGACCTCTAGACCCAAAAGATACGGCATGCAAGCACAAAACGCCAAGACTTGGAGAGTTTTCAACCGTTTCTGATTGTTGATAGACGCACCTGCACGCCCAATCAACATTTTCGCCGTGCGTTACCGACAAACGCCAAGATCACATCTTATCTATCCACCCTATCCTCTCGTACGGCTTGGGTGGAGTGGCAGGAAGGAGTTCTCGTTCTCGAGGATGTTGTCATACTCAATTTTGAACTTCGCAGTTTAAGTGGGACTTGGCTTCTTGGCATGATGCAAAAACAtatctccatctcatcggtCCGGAACGAATGGGGATCACCCCATTGTATATATAAGAGATGCGATGGATAATCATCGAGTGAAGTCTTTTtttttttcccttctttccttcttcgcgAAGATCACACTTACATATAGTATGACAACTGAGAAACACGCAACCAGCTCTGACGCTGAGAAGGGATTCTCAAGAGCTGATACTGGAAATACAGCTATCACACAATCACTACCATTCAAACCTCACACAGCGCCCTCGGGGAAAGTTCTAGATGCTCTTAGTGCAAATGAGACCAAGGGACTGTCAGAGCAGGAGGCGAAGAAAAGATTAGAGCAGTATGGATTGAACAGGTTGAAGCCTCCCAAAAAGCCCAGTCTGATTAAGATCTGTTTGAGGCAGATCGGAAACGCTATGACCGTCATTCTGAGTGAGTAACCCCCTCCTTTGGCATGTCGCATCATGAGGGAtgccaagctgacttgctcGATTTCAACAGTCGCCGCGATGGCGGTCTCCTTTGGTACGATGGACTGGATCAGTGGTGGAGTTATCGGTGCTTTGGTAATATTGAACGTCACTGTTGGCACAATAACCGAATGGCAAGcagaaaaggtgagtctctaTTTCTGGACACGAATGCCGAGAAAATGGAACCAATTCATGAACTAACGTAAATCTTTCCCGACCGCTCAGACCGTCGCAAGTCTTGAATCCGTTGGTGCACCGCAAGCAACCGTTATGCGAACTGCGGGTGGAACAGAAAGTTCGACCAAGATCATtgctgtcgaagaggtcgtGCCAGGAGATCTGGTTCTGGTGAAGAATGGTGATATCATCCCTGCCGATGGCCGGGTGCTTGAGGGTCACTGCAGCAATCTGGAATGTGATGAAGCGTTCTTGACTGGTAAGCTCATATATTGTTGTGAACAGTACAATTCGCTAACGATCACTTAGGTGAATCTTTGCCCGTTGCCAAGCAATCTGATCCaatcgatgaggaagattgtCCAGTCGGGTAAATTCAGACTCTTGGATCGGAACGAGCGGACTAGGCTGATAGTATTTGCAGTGACCAATTGAGTATGGTCTTCTCCGGTGCTCAGGTCACCAAAGGCCGTGCCCGAGTAGTCATCACCTCGACGGGAATGAATACCGAAATCGGTAAAATCGCACAGGCTCTGGACTCCAAGGCTAAGAAAACGGACACCGGTTTCGCGGCATACTGGTACAAATTCAAGGTCATCATGGGTGTTGCGGAAACGACTCCATTGcaaatcaagtgagtcggtTTCGGCCCGTGAGCAGAAGGATGCTGATCAGCGATCTCGGCCAGACTCAACAAACTTGCTTACTTCCTGCTGGGCTGCTCGATCCTTATTGCCATAATCGTGGTTGCTTCCACCGGTTTCAAGGATGTGCCCCTTTCCGTGGCAACATACGCTGTAGCAGCTGCCGTGTCCATCCTGCCAGCCTCACTCATTGCGGTCGTCAGTCTGACCCTGGCAAGAGCGTCAACCGATCTTGCTCAAAGAAATGCCCTAGTCCGACGTATGGATGCTATCGAAGCCCTAGCGGGTGTTGAAAATGTCTGCTCTGATAAGGTGAGCTCTTCTTTGCACTGTTTGACGTCTGCAAGCAGCTCATTACACATCGATAGACCGGTACTCTTACTGTCGGTCGAATGGTTGTCCGAAAATTCTGGGTTCCCGCTCTCGATCCTCGTGCCAATGAATCCGCTCCTGTCAACACAAAGCGAGGTCAAGCATACTCTTTTGAGACTGGTTCTGACCCATTCTACCCCCGAGGTGAGGTCCGTTCCGACAGAGAAGAGATCTCTCCCGGCGGAGCAGTCCTTGACTTGAAGAGAAAACCCCAACGAAAGAACTCCGACACCTCTACCCCTGAAAATGATCCTGACGCTCAAGAATTAGAATTATCCGAACAAGTCATCTTAGTGGACGAACAAGAACACGGTCTTCGAGATCTAGGACTTTGTGCATCACTCTGTAACCAAGCGACCTTGTCTCGGCCTGTTGATAACGAGAGCCAATGGGAAGCTAACGGTGATCCCACCGAAATTGCCCTGCAAGTCGCCGCTCATAAGCTCGGCCACGGTAAACCTTTCCTCACTCATTCCAGACCTCACCCTCAACGAGCCGATTCCGTCAGATCAGGACACAGTGGAAGACCGCCTATAGCTGGGTCCAGAGGTCACTACGAGCAAGTCATCGAGCATCCTTTCGATTCCACCGTCAAAAGGATGTCCATCGCATACAGATTCGTTCCAGACGACAAGACCGAAGGTCACGTACAATGTTACCTCAAAGGAGCGGTAGAACGAGTTTTCGAATTGTGCACCTCCGTTCATGGGGAAGAACTCACcgacgagaggaagaaagataTCATGGTCAAGGTCGATGCGCTGGCTGCGCAGGGTCTCCGAGTCTTAGCTTTGTGTGGCAAACGGCTCCCAGCTCGAGCGGTCGACGAAGTTAAGAGCGCTCCTCGAGATCAATTCGAGCGAgacttcgccttcttggGTTTAGCCGGTATTTTCGACCCCCCAAGAAAGGAGTCTCCCGGTGCTGTGGCGGACTGTCTCCGAGCTGGAATTACCCCTAGAATGTTGACCGGTGATCACCCTGCAACTGCTACTGCTATAGCCCTCAATATCGGTATCTTGGAAAAGGCTTACAGCAAAGAAGCCGTCATGACTGGCCAACAGTTCGATGCTCTcagtgaagatgagattgacaAATTACCTGAATTGCCGCTTGTCGTTGCCCGATGTGCTCCAGAAACTAAGGTCAGAATGGTTGACGCTATCCATCGAAGAGGTCAGAAGACAGTCATGACCGGAGATGGAGTGAACGATTCTCCTGCACTCAAACGGGCAGATGTCGGTGTTGGAATGGGTACAGGATCAGATGTCGCGAAACAATCCTCAAGAATTGTATTGAGTGACGATAATTTCAGTACTATCATTCGAGCTATTCGAAAAGGTCGATCCGTCTTCAAGAACTTGGCCAAATTCTTACTCTACCTGCTTTCCGGTAACTTGGCTGAGATCATCGTGTTGATGATCGGATTGGCCTTCAAAGATGAGAACGACCAATCGGTATTCCCTTTGTCCGCTGTCGCGGCTCTTTGGATCAACACCCTCGCTGCTGGTCCGCCTGCCTTGGCGCTTGGTCTTGAGCCTACAGCCGTTGATGCGATGGAACAGCCTCCTACTTCTTTCCACCACATCTTCAACCTTGAATTCTAcattgatctcgtcttctACGGTGTCCTGATGGGATCGTTGAGTTTGGTCAacttcgtcatcgtcctttGGGGCTACTTCCCTGGAGACCTCGGGAGATACTGTAACGAGGGTGATTCCGAGATCTGTGACCCAGTATTCCAAGCTCGAGCCACCTGCTTCGCTACTTTGGtcatcatcttgatgatcCACGGTCTGGAATGTAAACACTTCAACAAGGGAATTTTCCAGGTCAATCTCAAAGACAACAAGGTATTGCTTTGGTCGGTATTTGTATTGGCCCTCGGCACTGTGAGTCGGATTTAACTCTACCGAAAGGGCTGCATTGCAGCTGATTGTTGACATCCACTGTACTATCCAGTTCCCTGTCGTATACATACCCGTTATCAACAACAAGGTATTCCTACACGGTGCTttgaaatgggaatggggaatTGTCGTAAGTCTGAAACGTATGCCTCAGTCCTATGTGGAACAATCAGCTAACAACGACCTTAATTATCAGTTTGGAATGATCTTTGTTTACCTTGCTTGCACGGAGCTGTACAAATGGTGTAAAAGAATCTACTTCCGCCGAACTCATGTCCCCGAGCCCTCCAGGGGCCCTTCGGACAAGACGCTCAAGATGGAGACTACTATCGCTCCGGTGTAAAACCATAAGTCGCCAGCATGTCAGGAATGGGAGGATCTTTATGTAGCTATTTTATACACAAATAGGAATATAATGGAAGTGATCATAATATGCATAGGACAAGAATAAAGTGGGTATATCTTGACACAATCTAATGATATCAGCATGAGCTTCAGGCATGATCATATAACTTATGATTAGCCGCATAGCAATAGCTACGACCAGTATGTCACatcatcgctcaagaagCCAATATGATCTATATCCCCGATCACCTCGTCGATTGTCTTGAAATACTTGTCCTGGTCCTTGATAGGGCATCGAAGTATTATACTGCAATCGAACGTTAGCTGCAGTAGCTCGCAACACTGTTAGCTTTCGATGGTCCGTATTTACGAATGTATTTCGCCACCATTGACTTCGCCTCTGACATCGTAGAACCTGTTTGTggatttcagcttgactaCTATGGGACTTTCGTTCATTCGGCCCAGCCAGTAACCTAATGGACATTGCCGCAATTAATACCGATCAGTCAGCTAACCCATAGGCCTACTCACCCTTCTTATTGACTGCCCTTGAAAAGGCACAAAAGCCATGAATCGCAGCGGTTCACTCACGGACGTTGTCATAGCTCATATCCCAAGTAACTTCTGCACGCTTGCCAGTGATCTTCCATAGTCCCGTAGCAGCATTTGCGGAAGTGTACTGATCGTTGACGAACTGACCATTCTGAATCCAGTCACCGTCTTGCTGGTTGATCGTGGCACTCTCAAGAGCAGCCGGCCACCTGTGGTAGCAAAGTCAGCTATCCATATATAGGCCCATGCTGAAGTGATTTTCTTCTCATCAGATCACCTTCATGTGGATGATTTCGCTCCAGTGAAACGACGTACCAGCATTCACCTGCGAGACTGTAATCATCGAATAAAGTGGACGAGTAATTCATTTCCTGTTGATACTGGTTCTGCCACTGATcgaagatggtgattgtTGCCGATTGAACCCAGTCTGGCCCCCCACCAAAAGAGAATTTGCTCGTCACAATACCCGGGTTTCCCCAAACGATAGCACTTGCCGCTGCCAGCTTCGACACAGATCGTCAGCATTAGACTTGAATCAAGGGACTCAAGCGATGATAAACTCACCAGCCAGGTGCTATCTCTCCCCGCGAGATCAGATCGCTTGGGAGAACCGTGCCATATCGGACCTCGTTCTCCCTCGAGCCGCAGACCTTTGTGACCGATATCATTGTTTTCCGTCTCTTCGTTGCTGTCTTGTCGCTTGTCAATGGTTCCTTGTGCCCTTACGCTGATTGCCAGCGCCAGTGACAATACCAGTGAGATGGACGAGCCTCTCAACCGGTAAAACATGTTTATGATTTCGATCCTCCAAGCGGAATAATGTTCAGCGCGACTTTGGGAATGATAAGTCCAAGCGAAGAGGTCGGGCCAAGCTTGGAACATACTCAAAAACTCCGGAGATTGGACACATCGGGATCCTTTCGACGAGTCGTCCGTAGACCCAAAAAGGAGGTCCCGTTACAATCCGCACAGCTGACCTTAAGGGGAAAGGGTGAATTAAGTGCTTCACCAAGTACCTTTCTTGATCTGGTGCGATCCTTGGAAACTCTATCACCACTTTGGCTATACTTGACACTACTACTTGCGCAAGGACGCTGTATGCCGACATAAAGGAGATCTTGCGGCTAATCAGCTTGTCGTCGATGATGCAACAATGTATGTTTATTTGATTAGTTACCTCTATATTCATCCCGACATGTGAAGATTATCGTGCCATCGATGAACTCTATCAGACCTTGCACGAGCTCAGCTGTCCTCCCGCAGTACCCTGATCAGTCATTGCTAGCTGTATTGTTACCTTTCATCACTGATCTGATTCATACGGCCGAGGCCGTCGCCATTGGACGTCGACCGGTTTACTGATCAGAAACTGCGAGCACAATCAGCGTACTTGACCGAATCATACCTGTATGTCTGGGTGACCTTCGAGCTCTGCATTGAGATCATGCAGATGGAGCTGGACTTCTCGGACTCTTAGCTTGTCGCCCTCTTCTGATCCTCTGAGCTGGTGATATCGGTTGGGTCATCCTGAATAAGGCTGACATAGCAACAAAAATCCAGGTGCACTAATCTGATCCGTCGATCGGGATGATGTAGCGCGTCTCCGGCTACGGTTACGTGACcgagcatcatcaatcaaccaaaTCAACTCCCCCTTATCTTGcatccttccctttcttctctcaaTCTGATCACTGCATGTGACTGACCTGGCTCTCTCCACCCAACatgtcatcatcttcgccaccTCTGCATCCCTCCACAACGCACTATCAGGATGAACCGCAACCTCCACCGCCCATGACACCGCTTGAACCTCCAGACGTTCCAGCGATCTTACGTTCCAAGCGATCCCTCAAACGACAAATCCTATCTCTAAATGTCACATTGCCTCGTCCGCTGCAGATCGGCCTGACATGCTTCAGTATAGCGATCAGTGCTGTACAGGCTAATGGGGTGTATTGCTGGGGTACATACGGGCCGGACGTAGCTAGATCCCTCAAATTGGACATCACTCAAGCCCAAACGATTGTCATAGGGTGAGTCGTGTTTTCTCAATATCGTACCCCAAGCCGAAATGCTGAGCTAACGACGGATATAGAGGAACACTGGGTGTATATCTTTGCGCTGCGCCTCTCGGGGCTCTGACAGACAAGTATGGTCCTAGAGTGTGGGTGACATCCTCTCTCTGCTTCGAATTATAGCTAATCAATTTGTAATTCAGTGGATCATTGGTGTCTGCTGGATTCAGCTTGATAGGCTATCAATCTTTCGCCGCTATATTACGCTCAGCCACCTCCGAAACACCCTTCGTCCACATCTACCTAACCATAGCATACTTCCTAGTCGGAGCCGCAACTGTCGGATCCTACTTTGCTTGTTTGACTTGTTGTGAGTCCCGTTAGCACGATGGCAACGCAGAATCCATCGCAGAGACCGGTTGCTGACATTCGAGTCCAGCATCACTATCATTTCCATCACATCCCACACTAGCCTTGTCGCTCCCCTTGTCCCTGATCGGTCTATCAGCATTGGTCCTTTCGTCCTTTTCCGCATTACCCATATTCTCCCTCAAGCATTCCAGAGAATTGGATGCCGCCAAATTCCTGTTTTTCCTCGGAATCCTTTCTCCCGCTGTCAACCTCTTCGGATCGCTTTTCATGAAAGTCATTCCTCAGCCTGAGTTGTTTGGCGATATCAAGCTACCTGAAGATGCCGAAAATGGTCACGGTCAGAACGCACACCTCGACAATGATGACAACGAACAGGACtatgatgacgaggatcAGGACGATGAGTCGGCAGATATGGGAGAAATGAGTGAGAGTATTGGCCAGCTACTTAGATTGGACGAGAGGACTCCGATGTTGATTGGCGGTATCGAAGCGGCATGGGAAGAGATAGAAGCTATGGAGAGTGGGAAAGATAGTTATACAGCGAAGGACTTGCTCAAGGACTATCAGGGGTTCTGGAGTTTTGGCATTTTCCTCGCTCTAATTATTGGTCCTGTAAGTTAGAGTCTCTTGTATCTCTCACTTTCTGCCATGACCTTCAAGCCTATTGTTGATCTCGTTTCGTGTACAGGGAGAAATGGTCATCGCATCTATCGGATCCATAATCACTTCACTCCTACCACCAACAGCCCTTCACTCCGACATTTCGATGTTCTTCACTACTCTGGCGCCGTCCTTCACATTGACAAATTCAAATCCACTTGCCGTCAGGAACAAGCATGTCTTTCTCTTATCTCTCACGTCGACGATAGCCAGACTAGTCACGGGTGTTCTGGCAGATTACTTGGCTCCGCCATTACACGCAACTCCGAATCCAGCGCATAGACGGGATCCAACGCAACCGAGTCATCTCTTCATAAGGCAGCGACCAGTACGGTTAAGCAGATCAGCATTTGCCGCTTTAGCAGGAGCTACGTTAGGtttgatcttcgcttggtcTGCTGGCATGCTGGGTGATACAGGCGCGCATCTCAGCGTGCTCAGTGCAGGAGCCGGAGCGATGTACGGAACCATTTTCACGCTGGTAGTGCGTATAATCTTTCTTTATCATAATCGGGTGTAGAGTGTTCGGCAAaagaatcaagctgatatggtGAATGATAGCCCGCCGTCGTATCGCATCATTATGGAGCGACGAACTTTGGTTTGGCATGGGGGATGATATCATACTTTGCTGCTTTAGGTTCAATCGTGTACTCTGTGAGTCTTGCTTACTCTTCGACCGTCGGGCAGAGAACTAAATTTCATGGTCTCATCAGTATCTTTACGCATTGCTGTCCATTCCCGCTTCGGGAGATCCGTCAGATCAATGTTATGGCCCTCGATGTTTCAAGTTTACCTTCATTGTTTGCGCTATAAGTTGTATGATAGGTTCAGTCGGTGTCATTGTCCTGGGTAGAAGATGGAAAGTTTGAGCGATCTCACAAGGTGTTGGAACCGCATTCCGTTAGATCCTCATGGCTTCTGCGATGAGTGCATCTTCAGGGATTGTATTCGTGCATGCGCAGAACGTAGTAATCAGCTCTTGCGCATGTACGTCGATGCCTGACAATATATGTATAGTTTTTACTTTAGGGTTATGCAAGACAGCTTCTGCCGGTTGTTCGTCCGTTCAAGCCGAAATTGCTAGGCGGTGCTGAGAAGTGGCGATCTGGAGTGCGTGTAGGTTATGTCGACGGAGTATGCAGCTTCGTCATACAACGTGTTGATGAAACAACATCTTATAATCACACCAACTTTGATGTTTGGCGAGAAATACCATGTAATGTACATGTACTGTAGTGCGTCAGCAAAATTGGCACTTGGGTTGATCGGCCCTACCGATTCCCAATATCTGTGCTTTCTTTGCTTCTGACAGAGCTGCAACCTTGTTCGACACCCTGTCGGTCCATATTCTCAGTAGTACGCTGTCTACCCACTATGCAGAGTACGACAATTATGAGCGTCGTCCTTCTTGTAACCTTGATGGACCAGTCTTCGTCCGAAGTAGACCTATATCTAGCCTGCACATTAGGTATAATTTCTTGTCGCTTTgtctatcttccttcttcattcaATCGACTCATCCTTGTATCTGTATCCCTCTTCTCACTCCATTGCTTTGTGTATTCAACAAATTCTCATTCACGCCCAACAgccctcatcctcatctttacACTCTTCATTCAATAGCTTGACCCGTATCCCAACTGTGCGAGTACTCGTACCCGTACTACACAATTTCGCTCAAACACAATATGGTCTTGAAGAACGAACGCCCGATATCCCTTCCATTCGTTTTCACCCTGATGTCCCCTCGCACCAAATACGGGACACTCCCACGAGCCGCTGGTACCCATAAACCCGGCGCAGCTCCTTTGCCTCCTCCCGGCTATGAAGATATACGATCCTCAAGTGGCACTCTGATGTTTTACAATGCTCGTGATATGGGAGCTTGTCAACTGGTGGCGAAAGGTCTCAAGAGCGGGTTCTTCGTGCCCAATAGCTCGAAGGGCTTCATGCCTCCCCCGGACCCATCGAAAAGTCAAGCAGACAATACGAGTCTGTTTGTAGGTGGTTTACAAGGGCAAGTCACcgaagatgatttgattGTCCTCGGACAAGTATATGGGGATCTCACCGAGGTAAG
Protein-coding regions in this window:
- a CDS encoding potassium/sodium efflux P-type ATPase, fungal-type, with translation MTTEKHATSSDAEKGFSRADTGNTAITQSLPFKPHTAPSGKVLDALSANETKGLSEQEAKKRLEQYGLNRLKPPKKPSLIKICLRQIGNAMTVILIAAMAVSFGTMDWISGGVIGALVILNVTVGTITEWQAEKTVASLESVGAPQATVMRTAGGTESSTKIIAVEEVVPGDLVLVKNGDIIPADGRVLEGHCSNLECDEAFLTGESLPVAKQSDPIDEEDCPVGDQLSMVFSGAQVTKGRARVVITSTGMNTEIGKIAQALDSKAKKTDTGFAAYWYKFKVIMGVAETTPLQIKLNKLAYFLLGCSILIAIIVVASTGFKDVPLSVATYAVAAAVSILPASLIAVVSLTLARASTDLAQRNALVRRMDAIEALAGVENVCSDKTGTLTVGRMVVRKFWVPALDPRANESAPVNTKRGQAYSFETGSDPFYPRGEVRSDREEISPGGAVLDLKRKPQRKNSDTSTPENDPDAQELELSEQVILVDEQEHGLRDLGLCASLCNQATLSRPVDNESQWEANGDPTEIALQVAAHKLGHGKPFLTHSRPHPQRADSVRSGHSGRPPIAGSRGHYEQVIEHPFDSTVKRMSIAYRFVPDDKTEGHVQCYLKGAVERVFELCTSVHGEELTDERKKDIMVKVDALAAQGLRVLALCGKRLPARAVDEVKSAPRDQFERDFAFLGLAGIFDPPRKESPGAVADCLRAGITPRMLTGDHPATATAIALNIGILEKAYSKEAVMTGQQFDALSEDEIDKLPELPLVVARCAPETKVRMVDAIHRRGQKTVMTGDGVNDSPALKRADVGVGMGTGSDVAKQSSRIVLSDDNFSTIIRAIRKGRSVFKNLAKFLLYLLSGNLAEIIVLMIGLAFKDENDQSVFPLSAVAALWINTLAAGPPALALGLEPTAVDAMEQPPTSFHHIFNLEFYIDLVFYGVLMGSLSLVNFVIVLWGYFPGDLGRYCNEGDSEICDPVFQARATCFATLVIILMIHGLECKHFNKGIFQVNLKDNKVLLWSVFVLALGTFPVVYIPVINNKVFLHGALKWEWGIVFGMIFVYLACTELYKWCKRIYFRRTHVPEPSRGPSDKTLKMETTIAPV